The following proteins are encoded in a genomic region of Helicobacter macacae MIT 99-5501:
- a CDS encoding dynamin family protein, producing MSALQKCENCGIEVELFCYKCGKIVGGDEFSDKNALAQNEQNLKDFIAKLNKPIDSKPAPNKAVQKYFDEVARIKSVLEVCANDEDSDESKKILNGYINEADNFLNQSEFLEIAFVGTIKAGKSTLINALLKAKYASVDPTPETATLTKFKWGKKAEMQITFYTQKEWQKLYDDALKSGELFLKKYNEANAESHKDNFVGKATITEPFSVESLKKYTSSRKAEHFFVKEVLISYPDFPYEKNLMFVDTPGLDDPVPYRSEITRAYIKSAKVVLVCNSVEAMTKDEVLTIYSAFDQSSDPSKVYVLGTQYDRFENPKDDWAKQKDEWSNYLTATKIDDNIKERTCYTKELAQKNIINVSGRVALLCELYKKGELDDLDEDYKIQSLKEKCYKICGNDDIDANLDRLLEFANVDSMHERIQKDILNDAQDIYNQGVKRNYENLHSEVMAYFTGDILRKQDTYEALSSGLEAINAQIAKEKGELQDLQNAQNELEGVMEQFESQSKETLKSLGEQIEKLIEKNK from the coding sequence ATGTCAGCATTACAAAAATGCGAAAATTGCGGAATTGAGGTTGAGTTATTTTGCTATAAATGTGGCAAAATCGTAGGTGGCGATGAGTTTAGCGATAAAAATGCTTTGGCGCAAAATGAGCAAAATCTAAAAGATTTTATCGCTAAGCTAAATAAGCCCATAGATTCAAAACCTGCGCCAAATAAGGCGGTGCAAAAGTATTTTGATGAAGTGGCGAGGATAAAAAGCGTCCTTGAAGTTTGCGCAAATGATGAGGATAGTGATGAATCTAAAAAGATTTTGAATGGCTATATAAACGAAGCGGATAATTTTCTAAATCAAAGCGAATTTTTAGAAATCGCCTTTGTAGGCACGATAAAGGCGGGTAAATCCACACTTATAAATGCCCTGCTAAAAGCAAAGTATGCAAGTGTGGACCCTACGCCAGAGACGGCTACGCTTACGAAATTTAAGTGGGGAAAAAAGGCAGAAATGCAAATAACATTCTACACACAAAAAGAGTGGCAAAAGCTATATGATGACGCACTCAAAAGTGGCGAATTGTTTTTGAAAAAATACAACGAAGCCAATGCCGAATCACACAAAGATAATTTCGTAGGCAAGGCTACAATCACAGAGCCTTTTAGTGTCGAATCGCTCAAAAAATACACTTCATCAAGAAAGGCAGAGCATTTTTTCGTAAAAGAAGTGCTGATTAGCTACCCTGATTTTCCTTATGAAAAAAATCTAATGTTTGTAGATACGCCCGGGCTAGATGACCCTGTGCCATATCGCTCGGAGATTACTAGGGCATATATCAAAAGTGCGAAAGTCGTGCTTGTCTGCAATAGTGTAGAAGCGATGACAAAAGATGAAGTGCTTACCATTTATAGCGCATTTGACCAAAGTAGCGACCCTAGCAAAGTATATGTGCTTGGGACACAATATGATAGATTTGAAAATCCAAAAGATGATTGGGCAAAGCAAAAAGATGAGTGGAGCAACTATCTAACCGCCACAAAAATAGATGATAATATAAAAGAGCGCACTTGCTATACTAAAGAATTGGCGCAAAAAAATATCATCAATGTCTCTGGGCGGGTGGCGTTGCTATGCGAACTCTACAAAAAGGGCGAGTTAGATGATTTGGATGAAGACTATAAGATTCAATCGCTAAAAGAGAAATGCTATAAAATCTGTGGCAATGATGATATAGACGCAAATTTGGATAGATTATTAGAGTTTGCCAATGTGGATTCGATGCACGAACGCATACAAAAGGACATTTTAAACGATGCGCAAGATATTTATAATCAAGGCGTAAAAAGAAATTATGAAAATCTGCATAGCGAAGTTATGGCGTATTTCACAGGCGACATACTCAGAAAGCAAGATACTTATGAGGCACTATCTAGCGGACTTGAGGCAATCAACGCACAAATCGCCAAAGAAAAAGGTGAATTGCAAGACTTGCAAAATGCGCAAAATGAGTTAGAGGGCGTTATGGAGCAGTTTGAATCACAAAGCAAAGAAACGCTAAAAAGTTTGGGTGAGCAAATCGAAAAACTCATCGAAAAGAATAAATAA